The following are encoded in a window of Spea bombifrons isolate aSpeBom1 chromosome 2, aSpeBom1.2.pri, whole genome shotgun sequence genomic DNA:
- the SRSF1 gene encoding serine/arginine-rich splicing factor 1 isoform X1, giving the protein MSGGGVIRGPAGNNDCRIYVGNLPPDIRTKDIEDVFYKYGAIRDIDLKNRRGGPPFAFVEFEDPRDAEDAVYGRDGYDYDGYRLRVEFPRSGRGAGGGRGGGGGGGGGSGGGGGGGGGAPRGRYGPPSRRSEYRVVVSGLPPSGSWQDLKDHMREAGDVCYADVYRDGTGVVEFVRKEDMTYAVRKLDNTKFRSHEGETAYIRVKVDGPRSPSYGRSRSRSRSRSRSRSRSNSRSRSYSPRRSRGSPRYSPRHSRSRSRT; this is encoded by the exons ATGTCTGGAGGAGGCGTGATTAGGGGGCCAGCGGGCAATAACGATTGCCGCATTTATGTCGGgaatctgccccctgatatccgTACCAAGGACATCGAGGACGTTTTCTACAAGTACGGCGCCATTCGAGACATAGATCTTAAGAACCGGCGAGGAGGGCCGCCTTTCGCCTTTGTCGAGTTCGAAGACCCAAG GGATGCTGAGGATGCTGTATATGGCAGGGATGGCTACGACTACGATGGCTATCGTCTCAGAGTTGAGTTTCCCCGTAGTGGACGTggggcaggaggaggaagaggtggtggtggaggtggCGGCGGAGGAAGTGGTGGtggaggtggtggtggaggcGGTGCTCCCCGTGGAAGATATGGGCCCCCATCCAGGCGCTCAGAATACAGAGTTGTTGTCTCTG gatTGCCTCCAAGTGGAAGTTggcaggacttaaaggatcacATGCGTGAAGCAGGTGATGTATGTTATGCTGATGTTTACCGAGATGGTACCGGTGTTGTGGAGTTTGTGCGAAAAGAAGATATGACTTACGCAGTACGGAAACTGGATAACACTAAATTTAGGTCGCATGAG GGTGAAACTGCCTACATTCGTGTTAAAGTTGATGGACCAAGAAGCCCAAGCTATGGAAGATCACGGTCTCGCAGCCGTAGTCGTAGCAGAAGCCGTAGTAGAAGCAACAGTCGCAGCCGCAGCTATTCCCCAAGAAGAAGCCGTGGATCTCCACGTTACTCTCCCCGTCACAGCAGATCTCGTTCCCGCACATAA
- the SRSF1 gene encoding serine/arginine-rich splicing factor 1 isoform X2 — translation MSGGGVIRGPAGNNDCRIYVGNLPPDIRTKDIEDVFYKYGAIRDIDLKNRRGGPPFAFVEFEDPRDAEDAVYGRDGYDYDGYRLRVEFPRSGRGAGGGRGGGGGGGGGSGGGGGGGGGAPRGRYGPPSRRSEYRVVVSGLPPSGSWQDLKDHMREAGDVCYADVYRDGTGVVEFVRKEDMTYAVRKLDNTKFRSHETYLKRWIKELWRRFQSF, via the exons ATGTCTGGAGGAGGCGTGATTAGGGGGCCAGCGGGCAATAACGATTGCCGCATTTATGTCGGgaatctgccccctgatatccgTACCAAGGACATCGAGGACGTTTTCTACAAGTACGGCGCCATTCGAGACATAGATCTTAAGAACCGGCGAGGAGGGCCGCCTTTCGCCTTTGTCGAGTTCGAAGACCCAAG GGATGCTGAGGATGCTGTATATGGCAGGGATGGCTACGACTACGATGGCTATCGTCTCAGAGTTGAGTTTCCCCGTAGTGGACGTggggcaggaggaggaagaggtggtggtggaggtggCGGCGGAGGAAGTGGTGGtggaggtggtggtggaggcGGTGCTCCCCGTGGAAGATATGGGCCCCCATCCAGGCGCTCAGAATACAGAGTTGTTGTCTCTG gatTGCCTCCAAGTGGAAGTTggcaggacttaaaggatcacATGCGTGAAGCAGGTGATGTATGTTATGCTGATGTTTACCGAGATGGTACCGGTGTTGTGGAGTTTGTGCGAAAAGAAGATATGACTTACGCAGTACGGAAACTGGATAACACTAAATTTAGGTCGCATGAG ACATATCTGAAGAGATGGATTAAGGAATTGTGGAGGAGATTTCAATCATTTTAG